A single window of Sneathia sanguinegens DNA harbors:
- a CDS encoding HAD family hydrolase has translation MKNRKIVCIDSDGCAMDTMNYKHIYCFGPIAVKVFNIKEKEEFLKKWNKINLYSKTRGVNRFVGLSLVFDSINKPLNDLKAWINSTNELSNKSLEKEISKKKSGELEKALIWSNEVNRKIESIKYMAKPFSSVKDAIHKIKKYVDIAIVSAANNEAIKDEWEKFGLIDYVDYVMGQSQGTKKDCIKYLIDKGYEPKNIVMMGDSPGDILSAKENNVLMYPIIVNEENKSWDLFINHILEKFLKDEYKDAEYIKKYERKLGDLDAKNS, from the coding sequence ATGAAAAATAGGAAAATTGTATGTATAGATTCAGATGGTTGTGCTATGGATACTATGAATTACAAACATATATATTGTTTTGGACCTATTGCTGTAAAAGTATTTAATATAAAAGAAAAAGAAGAATTTTTAAAAAAATGGAATAAGATAAATCTTTATTCAAAAACAAGAGGAGTAAACAGATTTGTTGGGCTTTCCTTAGTGTTTGATAGTATAAATAAACCTTTAAACGATTTGAAAGCATGGATAAATTCAACAAATGAGTTATCAAATAAGTCTTTAGAGAAAGAAATTTCCAAAAAAAAGAGTGGTGAGTTAGAAAAGGCACTTATATGGAGCAATGAAGTTAATAGAAAAATAGAAAGTATAAAATATATGGCTAAGCCTTTTTCTAGCGTTAAAGATGCAATACATAAGATAAAAAAATATGTGGATATAGCAATAGTGTCAGCAGCAAATAATGAGGCTATAAAAGACGAATGGGAAAAATTTGGATTAATAGATTATGTAGATTATGTAATGGGTCAAAGTCAAGGTACGAAGAAAGATTGTATTAAATATTTAATTGATAAAGGGTATGAACCTAAAAATATAGTGATGATGGGTGATTCACCAGGAGATATACTGTCTGCAAAAGAAAATAATGTTCTTATGTACCCTATAATAGTAAACGAAGAAAATAAAAGTTGGGATTTATTCATAAACCATATCCTAGAAAAATTTTTGAAAGATGAATACAAAGATGCTGAATATATAAAAAAATATGAAAGAAAGTTAGGTGACTTAGATGCCAAGAACAGTTAA
- a CDS encoding glycoside hydrolase family 3 protein: MPRTVNLKEKPYNLSDKQISWVENTINSMSDEEKIGQLFFNLFSLEDRKFTETDLTNKEIIEKYHIGGARYQGGNKEAVMNLINDLQEYSKIPLLVAANCDSGGDGACSDGTYIATAAQCEASGDETVSYNAGYVSGVEEQALGINVNFDPCVDIIKNFRNTIINTRAYGRDTDVVIKHTVSYLKGLDKSNVIKCIKHFPGDGIEERDQHLVLGINNLSIEDWEKSFGEVYRTHINNGVEMIMAGHIALPNYQKYLVKGLEDKDVLPATLASELIQDLLKEKLNFNGLVITDASHMLGMTSSMQRKDYVPKAIAAGCDMFLFFNDIDEDFNYMLNGYKNGVITNERLHDALRRILGLKAKLGLNIEKPKRSLKDLDVIGCKEHKEMQKEAIDKGISLIKDTKNVLPINNKKHKRVRLYIIEGEKNGIYKPNEEFEKLCVEKLEKEGFIVTLNDRGVRAKGSVEKYKKEVDLALVFVDVKGYAEQNNMRIKYSGPMSNEIPWFVHEVPTVVVSFNFTNHLHDLTMAKCYINAYSDCKETINQLVDKLLGKSEFKGKYFNENVWANQFQAKL, from the coding sequence ATGCCAAGAACAGTTAATTTAAAAGAAAAACCATATAATTTGAGTGACAAACAAATTTCATGGGTTGAAAATACAATAAATTCAATGAGTGATGAAGAAAAAATAGGGCAACTATTCTTTAATCTTTTCAGTCTAGAAGATAGAAAATTTACTGAAACAGATTTAACAAATAAGGAAATTATAGAAAAATATCATATAGGAGGTGCAAGATATCAAGGTGGTAATAAAGAAGCTGTAATGAATTTAATAAATGATTTACAAGAATATTCGAAAATACCTCTATTAGTCGCTGCTAACTGTGATTCAGGTGGAGATGGTGCTTGTAGCGATGGTACATATATAGCAACAGCTGCACAATGCGAAGCTAGTGGAGATGAAACTGTTTCATATAATGCTGGGTATGTTAGTGGAGTAGAAGAACAAGCACTAGGAATAAATGTTAATTTTGATCCTTGTGTAGATATAATAAAAAACTTTAGAAATACAATTATTAATACAAGAGCATATGGTAGAGATACAGATGTTGTAATTAAACATACAGTCTCATATTTAAAAGGTTTAGATAAGAGCAATGTTATAAAATGCATAAAACATTTCCCTGGAGATGGAATAGAAGAAAGAGATCAACACTTAGTATTAGGAATTAACAATTTAAGTATAGAAGATTGGGAAAAAAGTTTTGGAGAAGTATACAGAACTCATATAAATAACGGTGTTGAAATGATAATGGCAGGTCATATTGCACTACCTAATTATCAAAAATACTTAGTTAAAGGATTAGAAGATAAAGATGTGTTACCAGCAACATTAGCAAGTGAATTAATACAAGACTTATTAAAAGAAAAATTAAACTTTAATGGTTTAGTTATTACGGATGCATCACATATGCTAGGTATGACTTCTAGTATGCAAAGAAAAGACTATGTACCTAAGGCAATAGCAGCTGGATGCGATATGTTCTTATTCTTCAATGATATAGATGAAGACTTTAACTATATGTTAAATGGGTATAAAAATGGTGTAATAACAAATGAAAGATTACATGATGCATTAAGAAGAATTTTAGGTCTTAAGGCAAAGTTAGGACTAAATATTGAAAAACCTAAAAGAAGTCTAAAAGATTTAGATGTAATTGGGTGCAAAGAGCATAAGGAAATGCAAAAAGAAGCTATAGATAAAGGTATAAGTTTAATTAAAGACACAAAAAATGTTTTGCCTATTAATAATAAAAAACACAAAAGAGTAAGACTATACATAATAGAAGGTGAAAAGAATGGAATATATAAACCAAACGAAGAATTTGAAAAATTATGTGTAGAAAAATTAGAAAAAGAAGGATTCATAGTAACTTTAAATGATAGAGGAGTTCGTGCTAAAGGAAGTGTAGAAAAATACAAAAAAGAAGTTGATTTAGCATTAGTATTTGTAGATGTTAAAGGGTATGCTGAACAAAATAATATGAGAATTAAATATAGTGGACCTATGTCAAATGAAATACCTTGGTTTGTTCATGAAGTACCTACTGTTGTTGTTTCATTTAATTTTACAAATCATTTACATGACTTAACAATGGCAAAGTGCTACATTAATGCATATTCTGATTGCAAGGAAACAATTAACCAATTAGTAGATAAACTATTAGGTAAATCAGAATTTAAAGGAAAATATTTTAATGAAAATGTTTGGGCTAATCAATTCCAAGCTAAACTATAA
- the uidA gene encoding beta-glucuronidase: MLYPLQTKTRDLIDLSGIWKFNFENEKEEMIAVPGSFNDQVVGHDKKNYVGNLIYQKDFLVKEEMLLNDIFLRFGSVTHIAKVYINNELVGTHKGGFTPFEFNINKYVKEGENRLKVIVSNKLDYTSLPVGNYSNENGQEKVDENFDFFNYAGIHRPVKLWIKPKQHIDDIVITYEVNKNNAKVSFDVKTNVENPKLKISILDERNNVVSIDGVIENVRLWEPLNAYLYKAKVELLSNDDKVIDEYTEEFGIRTVEVRDNKFLINGKSFYFKGFGRHEDSYIHGRGLDEVLNVSDINRMKWLGANSFRTSHYPYSEEMMRLADREGFVVIDETTAVGLMANFGFDLNGTTEKKNTWEKINTKEAHEQVIRELIDRDKNYACVVMWSIANEPSTAEKGAYEYFEPLFKLARKLDKQKRPCTFANIMLAPVNKCLASSLCDVLCLNRYYGWYVNLGDLKVAREKMLEELNLWHEKYPNKPIMFTEYGVDTIAGIHDIDEMTPFSEEFQIEYYKMNEEVFDSLPYFIGEQTWNYADFQTKYGLFRVQGNKKGIFTRERNPKSIAKHLKNRWTKIPNYGYKEL; encoded by the coding sequence ATGTTATATCCATTACAAACTAAAACACGTGATTTAATAGATTTATCAGGTATATGGAAATTTAATTTTGAGAATGAAAAAGAAGAAATGATAGCTGTTCCTGGTTCGTTTAATGATCAAGTGGTAGGACATGATAAGAAAAATTATGTAGGAAATTTAATTTATCAAAAAGACTTTTTGGTAAAAGAAGAGATGTTACTAAACGATATATTTTTAAGATTTGGTTCAGTTACACATATTGCAAAGGTATATATAAACAATGAATTAGTAGGGACACATAAAGGTGGTTTTACGCCTTTTGAATTTAATATAAATAAATATGTAAAAGAAGGGGAAAACAGATTAAAAGTTATTGTTTCAAATAAGTTAGACTATACTTCATTACCCGTTGGAAACTATAGTAATGAAAATGGTCAAGAAAAAGTTGATGAAAATTTTGATTTCTTTAATTATGCAGGTATACATAGACCTGTTAAATTATGGATAAAACCTAAGCAACATATAGATGATATAGTAATTACATATGAAGTTAATAAAAATAATGCTAAAGTAAGTTTTGATGTAAAAACAAATGTTGAAAATCCTAAATTAAAAATAAGTATATTAGATGAAAGAAATAATGTTGTGTCAATTGATGGTGTAATTGAAAATGTGAGATTATGGGAGCCATTAAATGCATATTTATACAAAGCAAAAGTAGAACTATTATCAAATGATGACAAAGTTATTGATGAATATACAGAAGAGTTTGGAATAAGAACTGTAGAAGTTAGAGATAATAAGTTTTTAATTAATGGAAAATCATTCTATTTTAAAGGATTTGGTAGACATGAAGACTCATATATACATGGAAGAGGCTTAGATGAAGTTTTAAATGTATCTGATATTAATCGAATGAAGTGGTTAGGTGCAAATTCATTTAGAACATCACATTATCCATATTCTGAGGAAATGATGAGATTAGCTGATAGAGAAGGTTTTGTTGTAATAGATGAAACAACAGCTGTTGGTCTTATGGCTAATTTTGGGTTTGATTTAAATGGAACAACTGAAAAAAAGAATACTTGGGAAAAAATAAATACAAAAGAAGCTCATGAACAAGTGATAAGAGAACTAATAGATAGAGATAAAAATTATGCTTGTGTTGTAATGTGGTCTATAGCAAATGAACCATCTACTGCAGAAAAAGGGGCTTATGAATATTTTGAACCATTATTTAAATTAGCTAGAAAATTAGATAAGCAAAAAAGACCTTGTACTTTTGCAAATATTATGTTAGCACCAGTAAATAAATGTCTAGCTAGTAGTTTATGTGATGTACTTTGCCTTAATAGATATTATGGTTGGTATGTAAATTTAGGAGATTTAAAAGTTGCTAGAGAAAAAATGCTAGAAGAATTAAATTTATGGCATGAAAAATATCCAAATAAACCAATAATGTTTACAGAATATGGTGTAGATACTATAGCTGGTATACATGATATAGATGAAATGACACCTTTTTCTGAAGAATTTCAAATAGAGTATTATAAAATGAATGAAGAAGTTTTCGATAGTTTACCATACTTTATAGGAGAACAAACATGGAATTATGCAGACTTCCAAACAAAATACGGCCTATTTAGAGTTCAAGGTAATAAGAAAGGAATATTTACAAGAGAAAGAAATCCTAAGTCAATTGCAAAGCACCTAAAAAATAGATGGACTAAGATACCAAATTATGGGTATAAGGAATTATAG
- a CDS encoding bifunctional 2-keto-4-hydroxyglutarate aldolase/2-keto-3-deoxy-6-phosphogluconate aldolase, which yields MKQKILSKIKENGLVAVVRGTDDINAVEISEKIIEGGIKTIELTFSTRYADNAINKLSRKYHDDENILIGAGTVLDDITARIAILNGAQFVVSPHFDKNISKVCNRYSIPYLAGCGSVTEVISAIENGSDIVKIFPGGVLGSSFIKDVHGPIPYANMMPSGGVNIDNMDKWINAGAYAIGIGSALTKGGIDKIVDTTKAFVEKYNGIK from the coding sequence ATGAAACAAAAAATTTTAAGTAAAATTAAAGAAAATGGCTTAGTTGCTGTTGTTCGTGGTACAGATGATATTAATGCTGTAGAAATTTCAGAAAAAATAATAGAAGGTGGAATAAAAACTATTGAGCTTACATTTTCTACTAGATATGCAGATAATGCGATAAATAAATTAAGTAGAAAATACCATGATGATGAAAATATTTTAATTGGTGCTGGTACTGTATTAGATGATATTACAGCAAGAATCGCCATATTAAATGGTGCTCAATTTGTTGTATCGCCTCATTTTGATAAGAACATTTCTAAAGTATGCAATAGATACTCTATTCCATATTTAGCAGGTTGTGGTAGTGTTACAGAAGTTATATCAGCAATTGAAAATGGGTCTGATATAGTAAAAATATTCCCTGGAGGAGTACTAGGATCCAGCTTTATTAAAGATGTACATGGACCTATTCCTTATGCAAATATGATGCCATCAGGTGGCGTAAACATCGATAATATGGATAAATGGATAAATGCTGGTGCATACGCTATAGGTATAGGATCTGCACTAACAAAAGGGGGTATAGATAAAATCGTTGATACTACTAAAGCATTCGTTGAAAAATATAACGGGATAAAATAA
- a CDS encoding LacI family DNA-binding transcriptional regulator: MKKLTIKDIAKLAGVSFKTVSRVINNEDNVKEETKEKVKKILLEQNFSVNYNAKRLASSSTRQIGVITNTKSNELSKNYIILHHILTFAKMKDYTIIVHESLDKVKRNSLGKIDKGFYEGIIFLNPKKMEDIEEVIEDKLPVIMSGISDKYVCVGTDQYESGYIATMSLIRKGCKDIAIILDDPDTITNKEKVRGYTDALKSVGYMINYENIHYNYRTSSDVEALITKKYLKDSLYDGALIGSDVLGLGAIRAINKLKIPCPMNFKFITFGNTFICNETYPSMSSIKQNFENIAKNLVDKIIELIENKDMPKSMVIPAEIVERESTI; the protein is encoded by the coding sequence ATGAAAAAATTAACGATTAAAGATATTGCTAAATTGGCAGGTGTGTCATTTAAAACAGTTTCTAGAGTTATTAATAATGAAGATAATGTAAAGGAAGAAACAAAAGAAAAAGTAAAAAAGATATTATTAGAGCAAAACTTTAGTGTGAACTATAACGCTAAAAGACTTGCTAGTAGTAGTACAAGACAAATAGGTGTAATAACAAATACGAAAAGTAATGAATTAAGTAAGAACTATATTATACTACATCACATATTAACCTTTGCGAAAATGAAAGATTATACTATTATAGTACATGAAAGCTTAGATAAGGTTAAAAGAAATAGTTTGGGTAAAATAGATAAAGGGTTTTATGAGGGTATAATTTTTTTAAATCCTAAAAAAATGGAAGATATAGAAGAGGTTATTGAAGATAAACTTCCAGTTATAATGTCAGGCATTAGCGATAAGTACGTTTGTGTTGGAACAGATCAGTATGAAAGTGGATATATCGCAACGATGTCACTTATAAGAAAAGGGTGTAAGGATATTGCTATAATACTAGATGATCCAGATACTATAACTAACAAAGAAAAAGTTAGAGGTTATACTGATGCTTTAAAAAGTGTTGGATACATGATAAATTATGAAAATATACACTATAATTATAGAACTAGTTCTGATGTTGAAGCTTTAATAACTAAAAAGTATCTAAAAGATAGTTTGTATGATGGAGCATTAATAGGTAGTGATGTTTTAGGGTTAGGTGCTATAAGAGCGATTAATAAATTAAAAATTCCTTGTCCAATGAATTTTAAGTTTATAACCTTCGGTAATACTTTTATATGTAACGAAACATATCCAAGTATGAGTTCAATTAAGCAAAATTTTGAAAATATAGCTAAAAATTTAGTGGATAAGATAATTGAACTTATAGAAAATAAGGATATGCCTAAAAGTATGGTTATACCAGCGGAAATTGTTGAGAGAGAATCTACAATATAA